DNA sequence from the Cohnella herbarum genome:
TTTTTCCGCGCCATCCGCTCTTCTGGAAACCGGATTTACCCACACTTCGCCGCCGTCGACGCGCACTTCATGCGACGGAACGTCGTCCGCCCACGGATCGAGCGTACCGCCGCTGCAGACGTCAAACCGGGCATGATGCCAATGGCACGTCAGAATCCCGTCGCACAAACTTCCCATATGAAGCGGAAAGCCTAAATGCGGGCAACGGTTGTCCACGGCGTACACCTTGTCTTCATGATAAAAAACGGCGATACCGCCTCGGATAACCTTTGCGCCCGCTTGTTTAAGCGCTTCCAATTCGCCTGCCGAAATCCAATTTAAACTTACGCTCATCGAAACAGCCTCCTTTATTTTTCAAGCTGCACTTCAAGTGATACCCATCTTAGCTGTCTGAATTCACTACGTTATTTTCTATACTTATTATACATTAATGTTTCAGATATTTGCCTCGAGATAGTCGCGTTTTTTTCGACGACTGGAGCGGACGCAGTAACCGTTTTTCCGCGACAATAGCTATGCATAATCAACAAACCCTACTCCCATAGTCGAAAAAACCGACTACGACGAGCTCAAACATACAAGTGCTCCCTTACTGTAGGAAATTTCGACTATGGCCAGGCAAATTGAATGTACAGATTCAATCTATACGGACGGCAATAAAGGAACACCGTAAACGAATGCAAATTCTATCAACTGTCACTCTAGAAACCTCGCAAAATAGGAAAATCTGTACACACTAAGTGTAGAACCTGCAACTAGTTTAGGAAATTTTACTCTCTCTACCGACTAAGTGTAAAATCTGCAACTAGTTCAGCCGACTATTTCGATTCAACGCGAATTCTATGGTGCTATCCCGGAACTTTATCAGCCGTCTATATAGCAATAATGGTTGCCTACTTCTCGAGCCTTTCATATCAATAACAAAGAGCTCCTGTCCGGAGAACCGGAAGGAGCTCTTGTATAATCTTGTTTTCATCCACCTATCGCGACGAGTAAAGTTTCGAAACCTGATCGCCCGTAAGCGCCCGGTCGTACAATTGCAATTCATCGATTCTGACTTGCGCGAATTCGATATTGGAAGCCGACTTATAGCCGAGACGAATCGGGTTCGATACGACCGACAGTCCTCCTGCCATATCGCCACTCATTCCCTCTTCCTCCCCGTCGATGTATACGCGCGCGTTCTTTCCATCGTAAGTCGCGGTAACCTGATGCCATTGCCCGGTCTTCAGCGGCATATGGAATCCCGCAACCGTACTATACCAGCCCGCTCCGGACGTACTCATGACGAAGTGTCCCGCTCCGCTTGGTTCTATCGTCAATCGAAACGCATTGTCCGTATCTCCTCCTTCTTTACCGATAAGGGAATAGTTAAGCTTCGGCAGGCGCGACATATTCACCCACATCGATATCGTAAACTGATCTTTGCCATCTAAAGCGCGGCTATCGATTTCCGCGTAATCGTCTACGCCGTCCAACGAGAGCGAATTGCCAAAGACACCGCCGGATACGATATCCGCTCCGCCCTTCAACTGAGCCGGCGAGCCGCCTCCCGACGATTCAGTCGACGTATTCCCCGTCTTTTCATCGAATTTCCATGTCAACGACGGCACGGGCACCTCCCCTTGCTCGCCAGGTTGTACGGAGCAGCGCGGTTCAGCCAACAGGGAGTCCGCGATCGCTAGTTGAATCGCCGAATCGAGAATCGCGTTTTTCTTGTTCTTATCGTTCATCTTCCCTTTCCGTTGCTTCTCGAGCAGTAACACCCAATCGTCCTTATTCGGCTTGGCGGGAATGCACCAGCTCGAAGAAGTTGCTTGGATAGTCTCGGGAATCAGGTAGTAAAGACCCGTTCGCGGGTCGAACCAATTAGCCTCGTATTTAGCGGAATTGTCCAATTGTTTCAAAGTTCCGCTGGCTGTGTCGCTATTATAGAAAAAGACGACATAAGCGTTGTTTCCATCCGATGATAGCAACGATCTAGTCGTGTCCTTAAAAGAAGCCCAGGCACCGTCATTAAATCGGGGAACGAGTTTCCACCAATCCAGCGACGTGTAAAACCTTTTGAAATCGGTCAACTGATCGGCCGTCTGCAAATTCGCGCCGTCATACCACCAAAAGTACCGGTCCGGCATCTCGGAAGCGGTTCCGAAGTCATCCGGCTTTCCGCTTTGGGAATAAATATCGTTCCAGACGCCAGCAGCCCCGTAACCGTATCCGTACATCCCGTACTGAAACGCTTTATATGCCGCGCTCAAAGCCCCCCTGCTATCGGTCCAAAATTCGTCGTAACCGCTTTCGTATAACACCGCCGGCTTGGAAGGGGAAGCATTCCAGAATTCTTTAGCCACCCGCATGCCGGAGAGATTGCCCTGCCACTGAACCGCCCAGCCGTCATGGTACGGCTTGCTCGCCCAACTGGAACTCGCCGGAAGAGTCGAATTCGCTCCTTCCATGTGCGGCATGATCGGTTGCTTGTATGAATCGTTGTCGGCTAGGCTCTGCCCAACGGCATACCACTTGCCCATCGTTTGTTCGTTGTAATTGCCGTACATATTTTTATCGATCTCTTGCGCGATCGTCCAGATCACCGGATAAGCGCCGAACCGCGCTACCCAGTATTTCGCGATTCGCGCCATGTAGTCTTCGGTAAAGATCGGATACTGTACCGGGTCGAGCGCCCAAGTGACTTGCGCGTTCGCGTGAACGAAACCTTTGTCGGCGATATATTTGAACTTGCGATCCAGATTGCGGAATCCATCCAGATCGGCGGCCGTGAAACCGTCGCTTAAATTCGCCGTTTTTTCTTCGTCCGCTCCAGTGTGCGTTCCGCCGTGAGGTTGCCAGATCGGTTCCGACTGGTAAACGGTGAACCCTTGATCCTTTCTCTTGTCGACCATGTACTTGAACTGCGAAGCTACTCCGGGCGCGTTCGACGTAGAGAACCGCTCATGCGGCAATATCCAGTGCGTATCCCCTAAGTAAAAAAACGGCGTTCCATCCGCGTAACTCAAGTATTTACCGCTATCGCCAGCCTTCAAAAACCCATGCTTGTAAATAGCCAAATCGCCTTTATATTTCGTGCTCAACACTTGACCGGTCTGATTGTGCAACCCCTTATCGGACGGGACGGAGGCCGTTACCCGATAAGTCCAAGTGCCCGGTTTAGTCGGCGCGAATCGGACTTTCCACGTGTTTCCGCCATCCCAATAGCCTGGCCGGGTAATGATCGTACGGTCCGGACCGATGAACGTCGCCGAAATATCAACGTCCTTGAATGGATCCGAATAACTTTTCGTACTCGTTAACGTAATTTCCGCCGCTCTCCACTGCTCCGTTTTGACGATTGCAATCGGCTTCTTCGCTAGACCCTCCGGCGCGTTCGCTCCCGTCCATAACCCAAGCGCAAGCAACCATGCGACGATCATTGCCGCCATTTTCCATTTACGCATCATTTGCGTTCATCCTCCTCGATTTAAGCCTGAAGTTTATAAGCGCCAAGCATATTGAAACCGATACGAGCCTGATTCCAACTCCAACCTTATGTCCTTCTCTTGCGGAACGACATGTCGGATCCCATACGATTCGCTCAGCCGCATCCCTCCTTCAGTCACCTCTTCCTGACGGGCATTGGGTAAAATAACGGTGCCGGTCGTGTTTGGAGGCAAAGTTATTTGTATAATCATGATTCCATCCTCTATTGTCCATAGAGACAGAATTTCACCGTACATGGATTGATAGGAGGCTCTAGCATACGTTAATCCTTCTCCCGGCCTAGGATGAATGCGGGTATGTTTGTACCCTGATTGCTCCGAGTCCGTATCTATGCCTGATACGACCCTGTAAAACCAGTCTCCAATTGCGCCGAAAGCATAGTGATTAAATGAATTCATATCCGCGCTCCAGAACGATCCGTCCGCGTTCCGACCGTCCCAATGCTCCCAAATCGTCGTTGCCCCCTGTTCGACCGAATACAGCCAAGAAGGAAAATCTCTGGAAAGCGCCAGCTTGTAAGCCAGGTCGGTTCTACCGATGTCCGTTAACGTTGAACAGAGGTAAGGAGTGCCTAAGAAACCTGTCGTCAGCTTGTGATTCGATTGTTCTAGGAGCTCGATTAAATCTTGCTCGACCCGCGTTCGAACGGTACCTTCAACTAATCCAAAACCGAGTGCCAGCACGTGCGCGGTCTGAGTCGGAGAGACAAGCCTGCCGTTCTTGGACACGAACTCGAGGTTAAAATGTTCTAAAACTCTCTTGTGCAGCTCCTCGTATTCCGCGACATCCTTTTCTTTTCCTAGAACCCGTGCGGCTTTAACTAGCAAATCCGTAGAATGGGCATAAAATGCGGTTGCGATAAAATCCTTCGGCGTTGCGCCCGCATAACTTCCAGCCGGAGCATCCAGCGCAAGCCAATCGCCGAATTGAAATCCGCTATTCCATAGAAATTCTTCCTCGCCCAGGTTTCGTATGAATTCCACCCATAATTTCATGCTGTCGTATTGCTCTTCCAGCAACCGTTTGTCTCCATAACATAGATATAGCGTCCATGGGCAAATGACGGCGGCATCTCCCCAGCCCGCCGCGGAATGCAAATCCCATCCGGGCAAAGTGTCGGGTACCGTGTTCGAAACGCCCCCGCTGGGAAGCTGGTCCGCTTTCAAGTCCCTAAGCCACTTCGTAAAGAACGAGGCCACATCCATATTAAACGCCGCCGTTCTAATGAACACCTGCGCATCGCCCGTGTACCCCAACCTTTCATCGCGCTGCGGGCAATCCGTCGGCACGTCGAGGAAATTTCCTCTTTGCCCCCACACGATATTGCTTTGCAGTTGGTTGATCGACTCGTCCGAGCATTCGAAAGTTCCCGTCTCGTCCAACGCGGAATAAATCACATGTGCCGTAAAAGATTCGAGCGACACATCGTCCGGATAGCCGGTAACTTTAACATATCGAAAACCTTGGAACGAAAACCTGGGCTCGTAAACCTCGCTTCCGCTCCCTCTGCACACGT
Encoded proteins:
- a CDS encoding apiosidase-like domain-containing protein; the encoded protein is MMRKWKMAAMIVAWLLALGLWTGANAPEGLAKKPIAIVKTEQWRAAEITLTSTKSYSDPFKDVDISATFIGPDRTIITRPGYWDGGNTWKVRFAPTKPGTWTYRVTASVPSDKGLHNQTGQVLSTKYKGDLAIYKHGFLKAGDSGKYLSYADGTPFFYLGDTHWILPHERFSTSNAPGVASQFKYMVDKRKDQGFTVYQSEPIWQPHGGTHTGADEEKTANLSDGFTAADLDGFRNLDRKFKYIADKGFVHANAQVTWALDPVQYPIFTEDYMARIAKYWVARFGAYPVIWTIAQEIDKNMYGNYNEQTMGKWYAVGQSLADNDSYKQPIMPHMEGANSTLPASSSWASKPYHDGWAVQWQGNLSGMRVAKEFWNASPSKPAVLYESGYDEFWTDSRGALSAAYKAFQYGMYGYGYGAAGVWNDIYSQSGKPDDFGTASEMPDRYFWWYDGANLQTADQLTDFKRFYTSLDWWKLVPRFNDGAWASFKDTTRSLLSSDGNNAYVVFFYNSDTASGTLKQLDNSAKYEANWFDPRTGLYYLIPETIQATSSSWCIPAKPNKDDWVLLLEKQRKGKMNDKNKKNAILDSAIQLAIADSLLAEPRCSVQPGEQGEVPVPSLTWKFDEKTGNTSTESSGGGSPAQLKGGADIVSGGVFGNSLSLDGVDDYAEIDSRALDGKDQFTISMWVNMSRLPKLNYSLIGKEGGDTDNAFRLTIEPSGAGHFVMSTSGAGWYSTVAGFHMPLKTGQWHQVTATYDGKNARVYIDGEEEGMSGDMAGGLSVVSNPIRLGYKSASNIEFAQVRIDELQLYDRALTGDQVSKLYSSR
- a CDS encoding alpha-L-rhamnosidase translates to MQLFGLTDLRCEYRVNPVGIGNRVPRFSWKLTGTGRGIKQASYRIQASEGDPLFQTLTWDSGQVRTDQSVHIPYEGSPLKSRTIYHYRVRVRDSRGAESDWLSAFWETGMMDFAEWTAHWITCDLELNNRSPEASQMFRKTFEAGESPVSARIYATALGIYELELNGKRLNENKFLPGWTSYHKRLQTQTFDVTDLVRRGDNAIGITVADGWYKGRIGGHPNNFYGDQRAALLELHLKYEDGRQEIVITDGSWRVDTGPIVMASIYDGETYDARLEKEGWSTSSYEDDDWLPVSILDHGKQMLVPEENLPTRVMRELKPIAVLRSPAGEKILDFGQNMVGWVSYSVMAPTGTIIELAHAEVLDRDGNLYTDNLRSAKQTTRYVCRGSGSEVYEPRFSFQGFRYVKVTGYPDDVSLESFTAHVIYSALDETGTFECSDESINQLQSNIVWGQRGNFLDVPTDCPQRDERLGYTGDAQVFIRTAAFNMDVASFFTKWLRDLKADQLPSGGVSNTVPDTLPGWDLHSAAGWGDAAVICPWTLYLCYGDKRLLEEQYDSMKLWVEFIRNLGEEEFLWNSGFQFGDWLALDAPAGSYAGATPKDFIATAFYAHSTDLLVKAARVLGKEKDVAEYEELHKRVLEHFNLEFVSKNGRLVSPTQTAHVLALGFGLVEGTVRTRVEQDLIELLEQSNHKLTTGFLGTPYLCSTLTDIGRTDLAYKLALSRDFPSWLYSVEQGATTIWEHWDGRNADGSFWSADMNSFNHYAFGAIGDWFYRVVSGIDTDSEQSGYKHTRIHPRPGEGLTYARASYQSMYGEILSLWTIEDGIMIIQITLPPNTTGTVILPNARQEEVTEGGMRLSESYGIRHVVPQEKDIRLELESGSYRFQYAWRL